In Gigantopelta aegis isolate Gae_Host chromosome 14, Gae_host_genome, whole genome shotgun sequence, the following proteins share a genomic window:
- the LOC121389359 gene encoding ESX-1 secretion-associated protein EspI-like, with the protein MSESQEARKPARRRRRRKTDAPGADRGRSKPVAQLPAATSSAVRPKPQSTPARPTDTAPLYPAVDLPVAEPEVDLNRAMKGSPPTSPKPSASGLPAMPRPPRKSGAAVTQARLVAVGKRKAVVSPGDQPDKPSPPTQPTTPTLPPPIEDPTIGQPWTLQSGKLPSRYSSAGQDQHRGCPSALV; encoded by the exons ATGTCAgagagtcaggaag CGAGGAAGCCAgctaggaggaggaggaggagaaagacggacgcgccaggggcggaccgGGGGAGGTCAAAACCGGTAGCTCAACTACCGGCGGCGACTTCTTCCGCTGTACGCCCCAAGCCCCAGTCTACACCAGCGAGACCAACTGACACAGCTCCGCTGTATCCAGCTGTTGACTTGCCAGTGGCGGAGCCGGAAGTGGACCTCAACAGGGCCATGAAGGGATCGCCCCCCACATCTCCCAAGCCTTCAGCCTCCGGGTTACCAGCGATGCCACGCCCACCCAGGAAAAGTGGCGCTGCAGTAACCCAGGCCCGTCTTGTGGCCGTTGGGAAACGGAAGGCGGTTGTGTCCCCAGGCGACCAACCAGACAAGCCAAGTCCGCCGACACAGCCGACTACACCGACTCTACCGCCGCCGATAGAGGATCCGACCATCGGCCAGCCTTGGACACTACAATCTGGCAAGCTACCATCGCGCTACTCATCAGCTGGTCAAGACCAACATCGGGGATGTCCGTCGGCTCTTGTGTGA